In a genomic window of Streptococcus mitis NCTC 12261:
- a CDS encoding phosphoribosylaminoimidazole carboxylase, with amino-acid sequence MQERLNDNTIVQGNWKTLGFRFRHETPLVAAAVPHNLR; translated from the coding sequence GTGCAAGAACGATTGAATGACAATACAATCGTTCAGGGAAATTGGAAGACCTTGGGCTTCCGATTTAGGCATGAGACACCTTTGGTGGCTGCTGCCGTCCCTCACAACCTAAGGTGA
- the purE gene encoding 5-(carboxyamino)imidazole ribonucleotide mutase, with translation MTKPIISIIMGSKSDWETMQKTAEVLDRFGVAYEKKVVSAHRTPDLMFKHAEEARSRGIKVIIAGAGGAAHLPGMVAAKTTLPVIGVPVKSRALSGVDSLYSIVQMPGGVPVATMAIGEAGATNAALFALRLLSVEDQSIATALADFAEEQGKIAEESTNELI, from the coding sequence ATGACCAAACCAATTATTTCCATCATCATGGGCTCAAAATCCGACTGGGAAACCATGCAAAAAACAGCAGAAGTCCTAGACCGCTTCGGTGTAGCCTACGAAAAGAAAGTTGTCTCTGCCCACCGTACACCAGACCTTATGTTCAAGCATGCCGAAGAAGCGCGTAGTCGTGGTATCAAGGTCATCATCGCAGGTGCAGGTGGCGCAGCTCATTTGCCAGGTATGGTCGCAGCTAAAACAACCCTTCCAGTCATTGGTGTGCCCGTAAAATCGCGTGCCCTTAGTGGTGTGGACTCGCTCTACTCTATCGTCCAGATGCCAGGTGGAGTGCCTGTCGCAACTATGGCTATCGGTGAAGCAGGTGCGACCAATGCGGCTCTCTTCGCCCTTCGTCTCCTATCAGTAGAGGATCAGTCTATCGCGACAGCACTGGCAGATTTCGCAGAGGAGCAAGGAAAAATCGCAGAGGAGTCGACAAATGAGCTCATCTAA
- the purK gene encoding 5-(carboxyamino)imidazole ribonucleotide synthase, whose translation MSSSKTIGIIGGGQLGQMMAISAIYMGHKVVALDPAADCPASCVAEIIVAPYNDVDALRQLAERCDVLTYEFENVDADGLDAVIKDGQLPQGTDLLRISQNRIFEKDFLSNKAQVTVAPYKVVTSSQDLADINLSKNYVLKTATGGYDGHGQKVIRSEADLEEAYTLADSTDCVLEEFVNFDLEISVIVSGNGKDVTVFPVQENIHRNNILSKTIVPARISESLAEKAKAMAVKIAEQLNLSGTLCVEMFATADDIIVNEIAPRPHNSGHYSIEACDFSQFDTHILGVLGAPLPAIKLHAPAIMLNVLGQHVDAAEKYVTENPSAHLHMYGKIEAKHNRKMGHVTLFSDAPDEVEEFGKGIDF comes from the coding sequence ATGAGCTCATCTAAAACAATCGGAATTATCGGTGGCGGCCAGCTGGGTCAGATGATGGCTATCTCTGCTATCTACATGGGGCACAAGGTTGTAGCGCTGGATCCTGCGGCAGATTGCCCGGCCTCTTGCGTGGCGGAAATCATCGTGGCGCCTTATAATGACGTGGATGCTCTGCGTCAGTTGGCTGAGCGTTGCGATGTCCTCACCTATGAGTTTGAAAATGTCGATGCTGACGGTTTGGATGCGGTTATCAAGGATGGACAACTCCCTCAAGGGACAGATCTGCTCCGCATTTCCCAAAATCGCATTTTTGAAAAGGACTTTCTTTCAAACAAGGCTCAAGTCACTGTAGCACCCTACAAGGTTGTGACTTCAAGCCAAGACTTAGCAGATATCAACTTGTCGAAAAACTATGTTCTCAAGACTGCGACAGGTGGCTACGATGGGCATGGGCAAAAGGTCATTCGCTCAGAAGCAGACTTGGAAGAAGCCTATACACTAGCAGATTCAACAGACTGTGTCTTGGAAGAATTTGTCAACTTTGACCTTGAAATTTCTGTTATCGTGTCAGGAAATGGCAAGGACGTGACGGTTTTCCCAGTTCAGGAAAATATCCACCGAAACAACATTCTTTCAAAAACCATTGTGCCAGCCCGTATTTCAGAAAGTCTAGCTGAAAAAGCAAAAGCCATGGCAGTGAAGATTGCTGAACAGCTTAACCTGTCTGGAACCCTCTGTGTGGAAATGTTTGCGACGGCTGATGACATCATTGTCAATGAGATTGCCCCGCGTCCACACAATTCAGGACACTACTCAATCGAAGCCTGCGACTTTTCACAATTTGACACTCATATTCTTGGTGTTCTCGGAGCACCATTACCAGCCATCAAACTGCATGCCCCAGCTATCATGCTCAATGTTCTCGGCCAACATGTCGATGCTGCTGAAAAATATGTCACAGAAAATCCAAGCGCCCACCTCCACATGTATGGTAAAATAGAAGCGAAGCACAACCGCAAGATGGGGCATGTGACTTTGTTTAGTGATGCGCCGGATGAGGTGGAGGAATTTGGGAAAGGGATTGATTTTTAG
- the purB gene encoding adenylosuccinate lyase translates to MIDRYSRPEMANIWSEENKYRAWLEVEILADEAWAELGEIPKEDVALIREKADFDIDRILEIEQETRHDVVAFTRAVSETLGEERKWVHYGLTSTDVVDTAYGYLYKQANDIIRRDLENFTNIIADKAKEHKFTIMMGRTHGVHAEPTTFGLKLATWYSEMKRNIERFEHAAAGVEAGKISGAVGNFANIPPFVEQYVCDKLGIRAQEISTQVLPRDLHAEYFAVLASIATSIERMATEIRGLQKSEQREVEEFFAKGQKGSSAMPHKRNPIGSENMTGLARVIRGHMITAYENVALWHERDISHSSAERIITPDTTILIDYMLNRFGNIVKNLTVFPENMIRNMNSTFGLIFSQRAMLTLIEKGMTREQAYDLVQPKTAYSWDNQVDFKPLLEADPEVTSRLTQEEIDEIFNPLYYTKRVDDIFDRLGLG, encoded by the coding sequence ATGATCGACCGTTACTCTCGCCCTGAGATGGCGAATATTTGGAGTGAAGAAAATAAATACCGTGCTTGGCTTGAGGTGGAAATCTTGGCTGACGAGGCATGGGCTGAGTTGGGGGAAATCCCTAAGGAAGATGTAGCTTTGATTCGTGAAAAAGCGGACTTTGACATCGACCGTATTTTGGAGATTGAGCAGGAGACGCGTCACGATGTGGTGGCTTTCACGCGTGCAGTTTCTGAGACGCTTGGTGAAGAGCGTAAGTGGGTCCACTATGGTTTGACTTCTACCGACGTGGTGGATACGGCCTACGGTTATCTTTACAAGCAGGCCAACGACATCATCCGTCGTGACCTTGAAAACTTCACCAACATCATCGCTGATAAGGCTAAGGAGCACAAGTTTACCATCATGATGGGGCGTACCCACGGTGTGCACGCTGAGCCTACAACCTTTGGTCTGAAATTGGCGACTTGGTACAGCGAAATGAAGCGCAACATCGAGCGTTTCGAGCATGCGGCTGCTGGTGTGGAAGCTGGTAAGATTTCTGGTGCGGTTGGGAACTTTGCCAACATCCCACCATTCGTTGAGCAATATGTCTGCGATAAACTGGGTATTCGTGCCCAAGAAATCTCTACACAGGTGCTTCCTCGTGACCTTCACGCTGAGTACTTTGCAGTTCTTGCTAGCATTGCGACTTCTATCGAACGTATGGCGACTGAGATTCGTGGTTTGCAAAAATCAGAACAACGTGAAGTGGAAGAATTCTTTGCTAAAGGGCAAAAAGGTTCATCTGCAATGCCTCACAAACGCAACCCTATCGGTTCTGAGAACATGACAGGTCTAGCGCGTGTTATCCGTGGTCACATGATTACTGCCTATGAGAACGTAGCTCTCTGGCACGAACGTGATATCTCTCACTCATCAGCTGAGCGCATCATTACACCAGATACGACTATTTTGATTGACTACATGCTCAACCGTTTTGGAAATATTGTCAAGAATTTGACAGTCTTCCCAGAAAACATGATCCGCAACATGAACTCGACTTTTGGTTTGATTTTCAGTCAACGTGCTATGTTGACCTTGATTGAAAAAGGAATGACCCGTGAGCAAGCCTATGACTTGGTACAACCAAAAACAGCCTACTCTTGGGACAATCAAGTAGACTTTAAACCACTTCTTGAAGCAGATCCAGAGGTAACTTCTCGCCTCACTCAAGAAGAAATCGATGAAATCTTCAACCCTCTTTATTACACCAAACGAGTGGATGATATCTTTGACCGTCTTGGTTTAGGATAA
- a CDS encoding GntR family transcriptional regulator, with amino-acid sequence MAIPKYQYIKDELKNKIISGQFASGDKFYTEAELIAMYDVSSITVVRALNDLAKDGYIVRQQGKGTFVSRARKHKLVEFSDVEVFETKDDKVTVLSIERGNKLSYLEKLGLRGDQFYYKIERVRETGGVVYIYHTSYIPEQYINANYPNLEYYSSIYNRFKLDYHIHMNDEHFEEINEIAFPTPEHAASILGVDEQFPTVLQTKTTKLESTGQVLAYSETYKRADYYKIKFISCDRDH; translated from the coding sequence ATGGCAATTCCAAAGTATCAATATATTAAAGATGAATTAAAGAACAAAATCATTTCTGGTCAATTTGCCAGTGGAGATAAATTCTACACTGAAGCTGAATTGATTGCAATGTATGATGTTAGTTCTATCACAGTTGTTCGCGCTTTAAACGACCTTGCCAAGGATGGCTATATTGTCCGTCAACAAGGAAAGGGTACATTCGTTTCACGCGCACGCAAACACAAACTCGTAGAGTTTTCAGATGTAGAAGTTTTTGAAACTAAAGATGATAAAGTTACCGTCCTTTCTATTGAGCGTGGAAACAAACTAAGCTACTTAGAAAAACTTGGACTACGCGGAGATCAGTTCTACTACAAGATTGAACGCGTTCGCGAAACGGGTGGTGTTGTGTACATCTACCATACATCTTATATCCCAGAACAATACATCAACGCAAATTATCCAAATCTTGAATATTATAGCTCTATCTATAACCGTTTCAAATTGGATTACCACATTCACATGAATGATGAACATTTTGAAGAAATCAATGAAATAGCATTTCCAACTCCAGAACATGCGGCTTCAATCCTCGGAGTCGATGAACAATTCCCAACCGTTTTACAAACCAAGACTACTAAACTAGAGTCTACTGGTCAAGTTCTTGCATACAGCGAAACATATAAACGCGCAGATTACTACAAAATCAAATTCATTTCATGTGACCGTGATCACTAA
- a CDS encoding glycoside hydrolase family 35 protein, which yields MTRFEIRDDFYLDGKSFKILSGAIHYFRVPPEDWYHSLYNLKALGFNTVETYVAWNLHEPREGEFHFEGALDLERFLQTAQDLGLYAIVRPSPFICAEWEFGGLPAWLLTKDMRLRSSDPAYIEAVGRYYDQLLSRLVPHLLDKGGNILMMQVENEYGSYGEDKAYLRAIRQLMEERGVTCPLFTSDGPWRATLKAGTLIEDDLFVTGNFGSKAPYNFSQMQEFFDEHGKKWPLMCMEFWDGWFNRWKEPIITRDPKELADAVREVLEQGSINLYMFHGGTNFGFMNGCSARGTLDLPQVTSYDYDALLDEEGNPTAKYLAVKKMMATHFPEYPQLEPLYKESMELDAIPLVEKVSLFETLDSLSSPVESLYPKKMEELGQSYGYLLYRTETNWDAEEERLRIIDGRDRAQLFVDGQRIATQYQTEIGEDIYCQGNRKGSSQLDILIENMGRVNYGHKFLADTQRKGIRTGVCKDLHFLLNWKQYPLPLDNPEKIDFSKGWTEGQPAFYAYDFTVQEPKDTYLDLSEFGKGVAFVNGRHLGRFWNVGPTLSLYIPHSYLKEGANRIIIFETEGEYKEEIYLTRKPTLKHIKGENL from the coding sequence ATGACACGATTTGAGATACGGGATGATTTTTATCTCGATGGAAAATCATTTAAGATTTTATCTGGCGCCATTCATTATTTTAGGGTTCCTCCAGAAGATTGGTATCATTCGCTCTATAACTTGAAGGCTCTTGGTTTTAATACAGTAGAGACTTATGTGGCCTGGAATTTACACGAGCCTCGTGAGGGTGAGTTTCACTTTGAAGGAGCTCTGGATTTGGAGCGATTTCTTCAGACAGCACAAGATTTGGGTCTCTACGCTATCGTTCGTCCGTCGCCCTTCATCTGTGCGGAGTGGGAATTCGGTGGTTTACCAGCTTGGCTTTTAACCAAAGATATGAGGCTTCGTTCCTCAGATCCTGCTTATATTGAAGCTGTCGGTCGCTACTATGACCAGCTCTTGTCACGATTGGTTCCACATTTGTTGGACAAGGGTGGCAATATCCTTATGATGCAAGTTGAAAATGAGTATGGTTCTTATGGAGAAGATAAGGCTTATCTGAGAGCCATTCGACAGTTGATGGAAGAGCGTGGCGTAACCTGTCCCCTCTTTACATCAGATGGTCCATGGAGAGCTACTCTGAAAGCTGGAACCTTAATCGAAGATGACCTCTTTGTAACAGGAAACTTTGGTTCTAAAGCTCCGTACAACTTTTCACAGATGCAGGAATTCTTTGATGAACATGGCAAGAAATGGCCGCTCATGTGTATGGAGTTCTGGGATGGATGGTTCAATCGTTGGAAAGAGCCGATTATCACACGGGATCCGAAAGAGTTGGCAGATGCAGTTCGAGAGGTTTTGGAACAAGGCTCTATCAATCTCTACATGTTCCATGGTGGTACAAACTTTGGTTTCATGAATGGTTGCTCAGCTCGAGGGACTTTGGACCTGCCACAAGTTACATCTTATGATTACGATGCCCTTCTGGATGAAGAAGGAAATCCAACTGCCAAATATTTGGCAGTCAAGAAGATGATGGCAACACATTTCCCAGAGTATCCCCAGTTGGAACCACTCTACAAAGAGAGTATGGAGTTGGATGCTATTCCACTAGTTGAAAAAGTTTCCTTGTTTGAAACCTTGGATAGCTTGTCAAGTCCTGTAGAAAGCCTCTATCCTAAAAAGATGGAGGAGTTGGGACAAAGTTATGGCTACCTACTCTATCGAACAGAAACAAACTGGGATGCAGAAGAAGAACGCCTTCGCATCATCGATGGACGTGACCGTGCTCAACTCTTTGTAGATGGTCAACGAATTGCAACTCAATACCAGACGGAGATTGGAGAAGATATCTATTGTCAAGGTAATCGAAAAGGTTCTTCACAACTTGACATCTTGATTGAAAATATGGGCCGTGTTAACTATGGACATAAGTTCTTAGCTGACACACAACGTAAAGGAATCCGAACAGGTGTCTGCAAGGATTTACACTTCTTACTTAATTGGAAACAATATCCACTACCACTGGATAATCCTGAGAAAATTGATTTTTCAAAAGGATGGACAGAAGGACAACCAGCCTTTTACGCTTATGACTTTACAGTCCAAGAGCCAAAAGATACTTACCTAGACTTATCTGAGTTTGGTAAGGGAGTTGCCTTTGTCAATGGGCGTCACCTAGGACGTTTTTGGAACGTCGGCCCGACCCTCTCGCTTTATATTCCTCATAGCTACCTCAAGGAAGGTGCAAACCGCATCATTATCTTTGAGACAGAGGGTGAATATAAAGAAGAGATTTATTTAACTCGTAAACCTACACTAAAACATATAAAGGGGGAAAACTTATGA
- a CDS encoding PTS sugar transporter subunit IIB has product MTIVGCRIDGRLIHGQVANLWAGKLNVSRIMVVDDEVVNNDVEKSGLKLATPPGVKLSILPIEKAAANILAGKYDSQRLFIVARKPDRFLGLVEAGVPLETLNVGNMSQTPETRSITRSINVVDKDVEDFRKLAEKGVKLTAQMVPNDPVSDFLSLLK; this is encoded by the coding sequence ATGACAATTGTAGGATGCCGTATCGATGGACGTTTGATCCACGGACAAGTAGCCAATCTTTGGGCTGGAAAACTAAATGTTTCACGTATTATGGTTGTAGATGACGAAGTTGTCAACAACGACGTTGAAAAGAGTGGTTTGAAACTAGCGACACCACCAGGTGTGAAATTGAGTATTTTGCCAATTGAAAAAGCGGCAGCCAATATTCTTGCTGGTAAATATGATAGCCAACGTCTCTTTATCGTGGCTCGTAAACCAGACCGCTTCCTTGGTTTGGTCGAAGCAGGTGTACCACTTGAAACCCTTAATGTTGGGAATATGTCTCAAACACCAGAAACTCGTTCTATTACACGTTCTATTAACGTAGTAGACAAGGATGTGGAAGATTTCCGCAAACTAGCAGAAAAAGGTGTTAAATTAACTGCTCAAATGGTTCCAAATGATCCAGTTTCAGACTTTTTGAGTTTATTAAAATAG
- a CDS encoding PTS mannose/fructose/sorbose/N-acetylgalactosamine transporter subunit IIC encodes MIQWWQILLLTLYSAYQICDELTIVSSAGSPVFAGFITGLIMGDVTTGLLIGGNLQLFVLGVGTFGGASRIDATSGAVLATAFSVSQGIDTALAITTIAVPVAALLTYFDVLGRMTTTFFAHRVDAAIERFDYKGIERNYLLGAIPWALSRALPVFFALAFGGAFVQGVVDLVKQYQWVADGLTLAGRMLPGLGFAILLRYLPVKRNLHYLAMGFGLTAMLTVLYSNVTSLGGAVAGILGTLPADVAEKIGFANNFKGLSMIGISIVGIFLAVVHFKNSQKVAVAAPSTPSESGEIEDDEF; translated from the coding sequence ATGATACAATGGTGGCAAATTTTACTTCTCACTTTGTACTCAGCTTATCAAATCTGTGATGAGTTGACGATCGTTTCATCTGCAGGTTCCCCTGTATTTGCTGGTTTTATTACTGGTTTAATCATGGGAGATGTGACTACTGGTCTACTTATCGGTGGTAACTTGCAGCTATTCGTTCTTGGGGTTGGTACCTTCGGTGGTGCTTCTCGTATCGACGCAACTTCTGGTGCGGTTCTTGCAACAGCCTTCTCTGTTTCACAAGGTATCGATACCGCACTTGCGATTACAACAATCGCTGTGCCAGTAGCAGCTCTCTTGACTTACTTCGACGTTCTTGGACGTATGACAACTACTTTCTTCGCTCACCGTGTGGATGCTGCGATCGAACGCTTTGACTATAAAGGTATTGAACGCAACTACTTGCTTGGTGCGATTCCTTGGGCTTTATCTCGTGCACTTCCAGTCTTCTTTGCTCTTGCCTTTGGTGGTGCCTTTGTTCAAGGAGTAGTAGACTTGGTTAAACAATACCAATGGGTTGCAGATGGCTTGACACTTGCAGGACGTATGCTTCCAGGTCTTGGATTTGCGATCTTGCTTCGTTACCTTCCAGTTAAACGTAACCTTCACTACCTTGCTATGGGATTTGGTTTGACAGCTATGTTGACTGTACTTTACTCAAACGTAACAAGTCTTGGTGGCGCTGTTGCTGGTATCCTTGGTACTCTTCCTGCTGATGTTGCTGAAAAGATTGGCTTTGCTAACAACTTCAAAGGTTTGTCTATGATCGGTATCTCTATCGTAGGTATCTTCCTTGCAGTTGTTCACTTTAAGAACAGCCAAAAAGTAGCTGTAGCAGCACCTTCTACACCATCAGAAAGTGGGGAAATCGAAGATGACGAATTCTAA
- a CDS encoding PTS system mannose/fructose/sorbose family transporter subunit IID → MTNSNYKLTKEDFNQINKRSLFTFQLGWNYERMQASGYLYMILPQLRKMYGDGTPELKEMMKVHTQFFNTSPFFHTIIAGFDLAMEEKDGVGSKDAVNGIKTGLMGPFAPLGDTIFGSLVPAIMGSIAATMAIAGQPWGIFLWIAVAVAYDIFRWKQLEFAYKEGVNLINNMQSTLTALIDAASVLGVFMMGALVATMINFEISYKLPIGEKLIDFQDILNSIFPRLLPAIFTAFIFWLLGKKGMNSTKAIGIIIVLAVGLSFIGKFLLGMGA, encoded by the coding sequence ATGACGAATTCTAATTACAAACTTACAAAAGAAGATTTTAATCAAATCAACAAACGTAGCTTGTTTACTTTCCAATTAGGTTGGAACTACGAACGTATGCAAGCTTCTGGTTACCTTTACATGATCTTGCCTCAATTGCGTAAAATGTATGGGGATGGAACTCCTGAATTGAAAGAAATGATGAAAGTTCATACTCAATTCTTCAATACTTCTCCATTCTTCCACACAATTATCGCTGGTTTTGACCTTGCCATGGAAGAAAAAGATGGTGTAGGTTCAAAAGATGCTGTTAACGGTATCAAGACAGGTTTGATGGGACCATTTGCTCCTCTTGGAGACACAATCTTTGGTTCACTTGTACCTGCTATCATGGGATCTATCGCAGCAACTATGGCTATCGCTGGCCAACCATGGGGTATCTTCCTTTGGATCGCAGTTGCAGTTGCTTATGACATCTTCCGTTGGAAACAATTGGAATTTGCCTACAAAGAAGGGGTTAACCTTATCAACAACATGCAAAGTACTTTGACAGCTTTGATTGATGCTGCTTCTGTACTTGGTGTCTTCATGATGGGTGCTCTTGTAGCAACAATGATCAACTTTGAGATTTCTTACAAATTGCCAATCGGTGAAAAATTGATTGACTTCCAAGACATCTTGAACTCAATCTTCCCACGCTTGCTTCCAGCAATCTTTACTGCCTTTATCTTCTGGTTGCTTGGTAAGAAAGGTATGAACTCTACTAAAGCGATCGGTATCATTATCGTTCTTGCAGTAGGTCTTTCATTCATCGGTAAATTCTTGCTTGGAATGGGCGCATAA
- a CDS encoding PTS sugar transporter subunit IIA, translated as MVKSLILVSHGRFCEELKGSTEMIMGPQDNIHAVALLPEDGPEEFTAKFEAAIEGLDDFLVFADLLGGTPCNVVSRLIMEGRDIELYAGMNLPMVIEFINASLTGADADYKNRAAESIVKVNDLLAGFDDDEDE; from the coding sequence ATGGTGAAATCGTTAATTTTGGTGAGTCATGGTCGTTTCTGTGAGGAGCTTAAAGGCAGCACAGAAATGATTATGGGCCCACAAGATAACATTCATGCAGTGGCTCTTCTTCCAGAAGATGGCCCAGAAGAATTTACTGCAAAATTTGAAGCAGCTATTGAAGGTTTGGATGATTTCCTAGTCTTTGCGGATCTTCTCGGTGGAACACCATGTAACGTGGTAAGCCGTTTGATTATGGAAGGTCGTGACATCGAACTTTACGCAGGGATGAATCTTCCAATGGTGATTGAATTTATCAATGCGAGCCTTACAGGTGCAGATGCGGACTATAAGAACCGTGCTGCAGAAAGCATTGTGAAAGTTAATGACCTGTTAGCTGGCTTCGATGATGACGAAGATGAATAA
- a CDS encoding SIS domain-containing protein has protein sequence MLHYTKGDLLELGAEITTREIYQQPDVWREAFESYQAKREEIAAFLQGIADKHDYIKVILTGAGTSAYVGDTLVPYFKEAYDERKWNFNAIATTDIVANPETYLKKDVVTVLVSFARSGNSPESVATVELAKALVDELYQVTITCAADGKLALQAHGDDRNLLLLQPAASNDAGFAMTSSFTSMMLTALLVFDPTEFAVKSERFEVVSSLARKILGNAEDVKELVDLDFNRVIYLGAGPFFGLAHEAQLKILELTAGQVATMYESPVGFRHGPKSLINEDTVVLVFGTTTDYTRKYDLDLVREVAGDQIARRVVLLSDQAFGLANVKEVALGCGGVLNDIYRVFPYIVYAQLFALLTSLKVENKPDTPSPTGTVNRVVQGVIIHEYQK, from the coding sequence ATGCTACATTATACAAAAGGAGATTTGCTCGAATTGGGTGCAGAAATCACTACACGTGAAATCTACCAACAACCAGATGTATGGAGAGAAGCTTTTGAATCTTATCAAGCAAAACGTGAAGAAATTGCAGCCTTCCTGCAAGGGATTGCTGATAAACATGACTATATCAAGGTAATCTTGACAGGTGCTGGGACTTCTGCTTATGTGGGAGATACCTTGGTACCATACTTTAAGGAAGCCTATGACGAACGCAAATGGAATTTCAATGCCATTGCGACAACTGATATCGTTGCCAATCCAGAAACTTATTTGAAAAAAGATGTGGTAACTGTCCTTGTATCTTTTGCTCGTAGTGGGAACTCACCTGAAAGTGTGGCGACTGTTGAATTGGCCAAAGCCTTGGTGGATGAGCTTTATCAAGTGACGATTACTTGTGCTGCAGATGGGAAATTGGCTCTTCAAGCTCATGGAGATGACCGCAATCTCTTGCTTTTGCAACCAGCTGCTTCTAATGATGCTGGCTTTGCCATGACCTCTAGCTTTACGTCTATGATGTTGACAGCTCTCTTAGTCTTTGATCCTACAGAATTTGCTGTTAAGTCTGAACGTTTTGAAGTTGTATCTAGTCTTGCCCGTAAAATTCTAGGCAATGCAGAAGATGTCAAAGAACTTGTTGACCTAGACTTTAACCGTGTCATCTATCTAGGCGCTGGTCCTTTCTTTGGACTTGCTCATGAAGCTCAGCTCAAGATTTTGGAACTGACTGCTGGTCAAGTTGCGACTATGTATGAAAGCCCAGTTGGCTTCCGTCACGGTCCAAAATCTCTTATCAACGAAGATACAGTTGTTTTGGTCTTTGGTACAACAACAGACTACACTCGCAAGTACGACTTGGATTTGGTTCGTGAAGTTGCTGGTGACCAGATTGCTCGCCGTGTTGTGCTTTTGAGTGATCAAGCCTTTGGTCTTGCAAATGTCAAAGAAGTGGCCCTTGGTTGTGGCGGTGTCTTGAATGATATTTACCGTGTCTTCCCTTACATCGTTTATGCCCAACTCTTTGCCCTATTGACTTCACTCAAGGTAGAAAACAAACCAGATACACCGTCTCCTACAGGTACAGTAAACCGTGTGGTACAGGGTGTTATCATCCACGAATATCAAAAGTAA
- a CDS encoding aldose epimerase family protein — protein MKAYTERVFGRVDEQDVLAYCFETDAGYQLEVMTYGATILRYVTPDKTGNFANVILGLDDFDSYVGNSPKHGASVGPVAGRIAGATFELNGKNYDLEVNNASNCNHSGSTGWDSSLFEVEEVSDHGLTLYTERTDGTGGFPGNLKIWISYHLEETGAYEISYKVTTDQDTLVNPTNHSYFNLSGDFTQTIDRHVFQLNTEGIYPIAPDGVPAKTPDATRDVVKHIYNGALLKDIFAEDDEQIQLVSGLDHPFALPAGHDNAGFLYDQNSGRFLLFKTEASCFVVYTANFVDESVIIGGQPMVQHNGIALEAQALPDAIHSDLKDQVILKAGQTFTSKTRYELVVK, from the coding sequence ATGAAAGCATACACAGAGCGTGTGTTCGGAAGAGTTGATGAACAAGATGTCCTAGCTTATTGCTTTGAGACTGATGCTGGTTATCAATTAGAGGTTATGACTTATGGGGCGACTATCTTGCGCTATGTAACACCTGACAAGACTGGAAATTTTGCCAATGTTATCTTGGGATTGGATGACTTTGACAGCTATGTAGGCAATAGCCCCAAGCATGGAGCTAGCGTAGGTCCTGTGGCAGGCCGTATTGCAGGTGCGACCTTTGAGCTTAATGGCAAGAACTATGACCTTGAAGTCAACAATGCTAGCAATTGTAACCATAGTGGTTCAACAGGTTGGGATTCCAGCTTGTTTGAAGTTGAAGAAGTAAGCGATCATGGCCTGACCCTCTACACAGAGCGTACAGATGGGACAGGAGGATTTCCTGGGAATCTCAAGATTTGGATCAGTTACCACTTGGAAGAAACTGGTGCCTATGAAATCAGCTACAAGGTAACGACAGATCAGGATACGCTGGTCAATCCAACCAATCACAGCTATTTCAACTTGTCTGGTGATTTCACGCAGACGATTGACCGCCATGTCTTCCAACTAAACACAGAGGGCATTTATCCAATCGCTCCAGATGGAGTTCCTGCCAAAACTCCAGATGCTACTCGTGATGTGGTTAAACACATCTACAATGGTGCCTTGTTGAAGGATATCTTTGCAGAGGACGATGAGCAAATCCAGCTGGTATCAGGTTTGGATCATCCGTTTGCCCTTCCTGCAGGTCATGACAATGCTGGATTCCTTTATGACCAAAATTCAGGTCGCTTCCTGCTTTTCAAGACAGAGGCTTCTTGTTTTGTAGTCTACACAGCAAACTTTGTGGATGAAAGTGTCATCATAGGAGGTCAGCCAATGGTACAGCACAATGGGATTGCCCTTGAAGCGCAGGCTTTACCAGATGCCATTCACAGTGACCTCAAAGACCAAGTCATTCTCAAAGCAGGTCAAACCTTTACAAGCAAGACACGTTATGAGCTTGTTGTGAAATAA